A section of the Hevea brasiliensis isolate MT/VB/25A 57/8 chromosome 17, ASM3005281v1, whole genome shotgun sequence genome encodes:
- the LOC110650543 gene encoding probable hexosyltransferase MUCI70 produces MSFYSCSTIVLTPQTNHGKERNMNTTSKAASDCSSLLPPTPNFPESQFLISYIFIQFHFLINYFSMSSSTFSNNSIAITVSDEESDELSRMRARVRRKSKKQRGLRVKNKLSQRVPRFLLKYWMVLIFLPAAGLLVFEASSIGKKPSLDLGLERDGSYTSDLKVNQTIGESNKNLDRLDPPRCLKLLPPEELQRLEIPMHDESSPVKNVLYISEKDAQHRGGNGILSQRRTEGTRFNLFTGHQTVGQRDKSFKVNETAEIHCGFYSENGGFKISDEDKLYMQTCEVVVSTCAFGGGDDLYQPIGVLDTSLQKVCFLAFWDEITLAAQELKGRTIGEDHFIGKWRIVVARDLPFMDQSLNGKIPKMLGHRLFPHAKYSIWVDSKSQVRRDPVGVLEALLWRSNSVLAISQHGARSNVYEEATAVVNKHKATPEDVEVQLTRYRQDGLPEDKRFNGKKALNEASVIVREHTPLTNLFMCLWFNEVVRFTSRDQLSFPYVLWRLKWLKDINVFPVCIRKDLVNSMGHIRKAKPLMS; encoded by the exons ATGTCGTTTTACTCATGCTCCACCATCGTTCTTACCCCGCAGACTAACCATGGGAAGGAGCGGAACATGAACACCACATCAAAGGCAGCGTCTGATTGCTCATCACTGCTTCCTCCAACCCCTAATTTCCCTGAATCGCAATTTCTCATTTCATACATATTTATTCAATTCCATTTTCTGATAAATTATTTCTCAATGTCTTCTTCTACATTCAGCAACAACAGTATTGCTATCACCGTCTCAGATGAGGAGTCTGATGAACTTAGTCGGATGCGGGCGCGAGTCCGTAGAAAGAGCAAGAAACAGCGGGGGCTCCGAGTTAAGAACAAGCTGTCTCAGCGTGTTCCAAGGTTTCTCTTGAAATATTGGATGGTTTTGATTTTCCTGCCCGCTGCTGGGTTACTCGTGTTCGAAGCATCGAGCATTGGTAAAAAACCGAGCTTGGATTTGGGATTGGAACGGGATGGAAGCTACACATCGGATTTGAAAGTTAACCAGACAATTGGTGAATCAAACAAGAATTTGGATCGGCTTGATCCACCAC GTTGCTTGAAGCTACTACCTCCTGAAGAACTTCAACGTCTGGAAATTCCTATGCATGATGAATCTAGTCCTGTTAAAAATGTATTATACATATCAGAGAAAGATGCACAACATAGAGGAGGGAATGGTATCCTCTCTCAACGGCGCACAGAGGGTACACGATTTAATTTATTTACTGGACACCAAACCGTTGGCCAAAGAGATAAAAGTTTTAAG GTGAACGAAACGGCTGAAATACATTGTGGTTTTTATAGTGAAAATGGTGGGTTTAAGATTTCTGATGAGGACAAACTTTACATGCAAACCTGCGAAGTTGTGGTGTCTACTTGTGCATTTGGGGGTGGAGATGACCTTTATCAACCTATTGGAGTGTTAGACACATCACTTCAAAAG GTCTGCTTTCTTGCATTTTGGGATGAAATTACTCTAGCAGCACAGGAATTGAAGGGGCGAACAATTGGTGAGGACCATTTTATTGGGAAATGGCGGATTGTGGTTGCAAGGGATCTTCCTTTCATGGACCAAAGTTTAAATGGTAAAATCCCAAAG ATGTTGGGACATCGTCTCTTTCCTCATGCCAAGTACTCTATTTGGGTAGACTCAAAATCCCAAGTTAGGAGAGACCCTGTTGGTGTTCTGGAAGCCCTTCTTTGGCGTTCAAATTCTGTATTAGCAATTTCACAACATGGAGCACGCAGCAATGTGTACGAGGAGGCTACAGCTGTTGTAAATAAACACAAAGCCACACCAGAAGATGTTGAGGTGCAGTTGACTAGATATCGACAAGATGGCTTGCCTGAAGACAAGAGATTTAATGGAAAGAAGG CTTTAAATGAAGCTTCAGTCATTGTGAGGGAGCATACACCATTGACTAATCTGTTTATGTGCCTCTGGTTTAACGAAGTGGTTCGCTTCACTTCAAGGGATCAGTTGAGTTTCCCATATGTACTTTGGCGGTTGAAATGGCTTAAGGACATCAATGTCTTCCCTGTTTGCATCCGAAAAGATCTGGTTAATAGCATGGGCCACATACGCAAGGCTAAGCCATTAATGAGTTGA
- the LOC110650544 gene encoding putative germin-like protein 2-1, whose product MASRIILFLSFLVFSLSSVLASDPSSLQDFCVADNNTALVNGFACKDPKMVQADDFSFSGLHLPGNTSNPVGSKVTLINVAKIAGLNTLGISLARIDYAPWGINPPHFHPRASEIFTVIQGSLAVGFVTSNPENRFITKILHQGDVFVFPVGLIHFQRNLGNGHAVAISSLSSQNPGVMTIANAVFGSTPEIPSDILAKAFQVDKSVINYLQTKF is encoded by the exons ATGGCTTCTCGCATTATTCTTTTCTTATCATTTCTGGTCTTTTCCTTATCTTCTGTACTTGCCTCTGATCCAAGCTCACTTCAAGATTTCTGTGTGGCAGATAATAACACTG CTCTTGTGAATGGTTTTGCTTGCAAAGATCCCAAGATGGTTCAAGCTGATGATTTCTCCTTCAGTGGACTTCACTTGCCGGGCAATACATCAAATCCAGTGGGTTCTAAGGTCACCCTAATTAATGTAGCCAAAATAGCAGGACTCAACACTCTTGGTATCTCTCTTGCCCGCATCGACTATGCACCTTGGGGTATAAACCCTCCACACTTTCACCCTCGTGCCTCTGAAATCTTCACAGTCATACAAGGCAGTCTCGCAGTTGGATTTGTTACATCTAACCCTGAAAATCGTTTCATTACAAAAATTCTGCACCAAGGCGATGTGTTTGTATTCCCAGTTGGTCTCATCCACTTCCAAAGAAATTTGGGAAATGGTCATGCAGTTGCCATATCAAGTCTAAGCAGCCAAAATCCAGGTGTTATGACGATTGCAAATGCTGTGTTTGGGTCTACCCCAGAGATTCCTAGTGATATTCTTGCGAAGGCTTTCCAAGTAGACAAGAGTGTCATCAATTATCTGCAAACTAAATTCTAG
- the LOC110650546 gene encoding putative germin-like protein 2-1 — MASNKILLLGLLAFACSLAMADHSPLQDFCVADPSNAVVVNGLACKDPKQVQASDFFFSGLHLTGDTSNPVGSKVTPVTVAQLPGLNTLGISMARIDFAPWGINPPHTHPRATEILTVLEGSLEVGFVTSNPENRLITKVVNKGDVFVFPVGLIHFQRNVGYGKAVAIAGLSSQNPGVITIANAVFGSKPDISGDILAKAFQVDNNVISQIQAKF, encoded by the exons CTCTTGCCATGGCTGATCATAGTCCTCTTCAAGATTTCTGTGTGGCTGACCCCAGCAACGCAG TTGTAGTGAATGGCTTGGCATGCAAGGACCCAAAGCAGGTTCAAGCCAGTGATTTCTTCTTTAGTGGGCTTCACCTAACAGGCGACACATCGAACCCCGTGGGTTCAAAGGTGACCCCAGTCACAGTAGCTCAATTACCAGGGCTAAACACTCTAGGCATCTCCATGGCTCGCATAGACTTTGCACCATGGGGTATCAATCCTCCACACACTCACCCAAGGGCTACTGAAATCTTGACTGTTCTGGAGGGTAGCCTTGAAGTGGGGTTTGTGACTTCTAACCCAGAAAATCGTCTCATTACAAAAGTAGTTAATAAGGGTGATGTGTTTGTGTTCCCTGTGGGTCTCATTCACTTCCAGAGAAACGTTGGCTATGGGAAAGCTGTTGCCATTGCTGGACTCAGCAGCCAAAACCCTGGTGTCATCACCATTGCCAATGCGGTGTTTGGGTCGAAGCCTGACATTTCCGGTGATATTCTTGCCAAGGCTTTCCAAGTTGATAACAATGTTATTTCTCAAATCCAAGCTAAGTTCTAA